A stretch of DNA from Papio anubis isolate 15944 chromosome 4, Panubis1.0, whole genome shotgun sequence:
TTCTATCATTGGAGGCGAATATTTCAGTGTAGAGCAATAGAGCATGTTTGGGCTatcttctcattgttcaccttCCAGATTTCAGTAACACCCTTGCAAGTGACAAGCAAAACTTTGCTGGGTTTTGTTGCTTGACGCTGTTGCTCCACAGTAAAGGTTGGATAAACTGGGTTACTTGTTTTATAAACTTCTTTTTTCCACAAAGTCCAGCCCTGAGTCGTAGCCTCTCAGTCTGGAGGGACACACCTCACAGGCCTGTGGGAATGGGTGAGAAAAATCTCAGCATTAGTGGAGGGTCAAAAACAAACCGAGTCCAAGTGATGGCTGTCTGCATTGCCTGCTGCCTCATTAACAGCTCTCACATTTGggctcttcattttcttttacaaactGATTTGCTAGGTAAATGCTGTTTTGAGAGAAATAATTTCACTGAGTTTAAATGAAATCCTAATATAAAAGACATAGTAACAACAAAGGTCAATAGACAAACAACCCACCCTCACACTTCTTCCCCCAAAGAGAGGAGGGCTCTGTGAGTTAACCAACCCTTCCCACACTTACAACCTGTGATATTGTCCTTCACAGGCTTTAGGAAATTAGCAAGAATTCTTTATTTGCTACCAAACTAACTAAAAGCACACTGGTAGCCTTAAATTTGAACTTGTTGCCAAAATGTTTGCTAATGTGCTGGAAAGTTAGTTCCCGTTGTGTATTAAGTAATCTGAGGTACTCAAAAACTCTTTCCTTGAACGTTATAGACCTTTGCTATTTGTGTCCCATCCCATCACCCTCCCTCCATCACACaccaaaagaaataaccaaagacCAACCAGAGATAAAGACTATGAGCAGAAAATGTAccggaattttaaaatgtgtttttccttctAGAAATACAGTATGTTGCATTTGGTGCTATGTATTAAACAGGAAAAAGTGTAGATGTGCTTGAGTGtcagggctgaggtggggggtgaggtcagaataataataatgccttcgTCTCCCCTCCCTTAGCTCACAAGCTAAAGCAAAGAGAAAGCAGACTGTTGTTCTGCTAGGGGTCAGAGATGTTGAACAGGCCAGAAAACTCTAAAAACATGACCAGGGACAAGTCAATGAACTAGGCAGAAAGTGGAATTAGTTATAATATTTTCcaatccatttttaattaaaaaaaatcaatagcattttgTGACATATCAAAGAACAAGAGATTAGAGATTATGGCTTATTTGGTAATGTATGGCTCTGTTATCTTATTACCTTTAATTTCGAATTGCAGTCACCATAGGCAGAAACTGCATTTGCTTGTGATAGGGACTTCAACAAAAAGCCTGTGAAAATTATGCAcgttttttaataatagcaagaACACAGCTTAGAAAGTATTGAAGTCAAAATTAGATACCttagaaagagaattttaaattgCTTTAGAAGAACAggactttttcttatttctaaaatagatCTTAACACAGAGTTTGTTATCTGGCCTCTTTATATTATGAACTGCTGTGGTTTCCTCAGGATATTTCATAAAGGACGAACTATACACTTAAACTCGCCTTCCATCAGGATTTGAGGTTATAAATACTGCCTTTCCATGGATGGAAAGGGGAGGCACACTTAATCATcagttctcagaagaaaaaaaaaagagggattaTAGGATTCTCAAAGAAAATCGAAAGAAACTGTAAGAGTTTCTATTTTgtcattaagaaaacaaacaaggctCCCTTGCATTTGttttagtaaattaaaaaatacttctgttGAAACATTTTGAAAGCTTCTGAATTTGCTGAATATACTCTGttcttattgctttttttttgtcattttcaaatatatttgtaaataaagcaCTGGACAGATTGGACAGTAAGACAGAAGCCCTTTCTAaatacattttgtgttttatgaCAATTCTTATTTAATAGAGATAGTATTGCTAATTAACACGTGTTTTTGGTTaggttttgaaaaaattaacaaatgttgGATATCAAGGCCTAGAGTTGTAAAGCATCTTTTCAGTCTTTAGTAAACTCAAGGCCATCTTAAAGGAAGAGTATAATTGATGCTTTGCCATATTTGTGTTAACTCAAATGACATTTTCAAACACTTGCCAAAAGGGCAAATCCTGAAAAGACCAGTGAAAAGCAAATTGCTGAAATATAAACTATACAAAGCATGCATACCTCTTAgccaatattttttcctttttagttttgtATACACCAAAGGAGAAATTTACAGAGGTCAAATAAAGGCTCTTTTGCAGttaaggagaggggagggggaggagaaggggagagggagggacacACCACAAGCGTAAAACAAACTGGTGGCATTCAGTCAAGAAGGCAGGTAAGGCTCCAGAGGCCGGCGAATTGTGCACAAGTCAGCTGGACTCTCTAAAGTCTTCCAGAGCTGGGCTGTTTTCGCGCTTCTTGGCTTTTTCCTTTCATCCTAGCCCTGTGGCGGAGGAGTGCAGCAGGAGGGGGATTTTTTCGCTGTTGGGAAGTGGCAGGTAGGAAAAGGAATCTGATCCGGCCCAAAAGTCAGCAATTAAAGTCTTAACCGCGACCCATCTGTCGTGGGACAGAGAACCTCCCCACCCCCCTTTGCCCCAGCAAAGCCCTTCCCGTGCCCTTTGTCTGAGCAGGGGAAAGGAGGAGACTAGTTCTGCGGCCCCAAcagcaaaaggcaagaaaatttCCAGCGCTGACCAATACTGAGTGTCTGCGCCTGGTCCAAGTACAACTCCGAAGCGCCTCTCGGGGGTGTGGTGCCTCTTCGATTGCTCTGCCCAGGTGCTATGCCCCGTGGCCCCAGCAAAAGGAAAGAACATCTGCAGCCTGGGCGAATCCAGAGTAGGTGCACCCAGGCCAAGGACGGTTCCAAAGCGCTGCCCTGGAGTGTAGTGCCTCTTTGCCCGCTCCCCCCGGGTGCTCTGCGCTTCTCTGCTGCATCAGTTGCCCCAGTCTGAAGCCACCTCGCGACCTGAAACGAAGCATTCCCAGGCCTAGCTGCTGAAGCTGGTCGTATTCAGCCAGACCTCTCCCCCATCTTGCCCCTTGGCTGTCCTCAACTTCCAGTAGGACTCACTCCCCCTCCCCCATTTCTTCAGCCTCTGAGTTTTCCCACCACCCACCCAGCGCCGCTGCCTTTCTGTTAGACATCAGGCGCGTTCCCAGCCCAAGCTCTCTTCCTTTCCACTCCTCTTGGCTCTCGGGGCAAAGGCGGAACTGATTTTCGCGGAAAGCTAGAGAGGGGCGGAGGGGACCGGGTGGCTTGCCTGGCATGTGTTGAGAATGGGGTagagaggagggaatactttgaGGTCAGTTTCCTTCGTTTAAGGTCCAGTTTCTTTCCTTTGAGTGAAATTGGACAGGCACTTAATAATCCCAGGGTTTCTAGTCCGCCGTTATCCAGCCTTCCGGGGCCAACCCTTTTCAGAGCTCTAGCAGAAGGACGCCCCCACTACACTTGGCCCAATACCTGACACCCGCCACCACCTGTTTCACAGCCACGTGGGGTTAACTCACCAGGCAGATGGCACCTTGAGCTGCTGCAGTCGGCTACTCACTTCAGGGTCCAGGCCCCACCGCCCTTTGCTTGCAGTTCTGTGCGCTCCCTTGGCCTCCTCACGCCAGGTCACAGCTGCCGCGTCTTCCAGCTCTGTGCAGCCCTCCGTGAGCGCCTAGCTCCGGGGTTCAGCTCTGCGTGATCGCCGGCTGGCAAGGGACTGCGCCGGGGAAGGTGCGCGCCGCAGCTTCCAGCGCGCTCCTGGACTCTCTTGCCTGAGCGGCGGGAACCCGCACAGTCTGAGCCGCAGCCTTAGGCGTCTTTCCGGAAACTTCCACACACTCCACCGCGCGGCCCCAAGAGTTTGGGCCAAGGCGCCACAGCCGGCGAGTTCTCGGCTGGGGGGCGTTGCACGGGAAATGGTCTCTACGCGCGCTCTTTGGGAGGCACAACTGTAGCTGTGGACACAACTCCGGCGCCGGCAAGTCTGTTTGATGCGCACAGACACCCAGGCTGCAGCCTGCGCTGCTTAGAGGAGTCTTGCAGACACCGGCAGCCGGGGTGGGGATTAATACATTCTGTTTCCCTTTTCCGCTCGGCATTCAGTATTTAAAATGCTCCGGGAGAGCTCTAGCTGAGCGCAGGTACTTAAGAAAGAAATGCTCTTTCCAGACTCTCAATGTAAACTCGGAAGCGTGCGCGCGCCCGCATCTGTGTGTATCCTGGGTGGGGTCCGATCGAGTCAAGGTTTCTTGTGGTGTAACACCCGATTATACCTTGCAGCTCCTCAACTTTGTGGATGAAAGTGCGACTTTCCCAGGCCGATTGCCGTGGGCATTGCCTTTACAAAACCACAAACACTTAACAAGCCTCCCAAGGCTTTTAATTCTCAGGGGCGTTTTGGGAGGCCAGTTACCTGCTGGCGTCTTCTCAATGGTCCAGACTCAGTTCGGGCCGCGGAGACTCCGGGATTCCGGGAGCCGGCAACCCCGAGCCCTGGAGGAAGAAAGAGGTCTGCGGAGGTGCCACAGACCTGACCCCGGCCCACCCCGGCCCGGCCAGGCCCAGCGGAACCAAGCAGCGAAACCTCGGATTTCGCCGCCTAGGCTTCCTGGACGAGGCTTTCTGGAGCTTGGCGTTTGATAAATATAGCCTGGCGTTTGCCCCTGAATTAGACTCCGTTTCCTTATTTAGCCCTTGCACAATGATTTTAGATGATGTCACTTAGAGCTAAACGAGAAAATTGATCTCAGATTTGCTTGGCCTCTAAAGCCTGGTTAAGCAGATTGAGAATTAGAAAGACAGAGGAAGCAAAaggggggtgagggtgggggagggCGGAGGGTAGTGATGTGTGCGCCGCAGAGTGTGCGCGCCGAGGGGAGGGCGCGCCAAGCGGGTGAATGCGCCCCCGCCTTTTCTGGGCGGGGAACCTCACTCACCAATGAAAAGTAGCTACTGactgcagaggaaaaaaaaagttttcctgttGACTGTTGGAAGCGAATTGAGCAATTATCTAGTTTACCTTCTCCTCTTGGAAGTTAACGATTGGCGAGATCTTGGCTGCGTTATTGACACAACACTTTCTATTGATAGAAATAAGTAGTGATTGTCCCCGAGTCATTGGTGCGCCAAGAACTCTGCGATGGGCTGGCAGGAGTCCATTGGGCTGGGCAGGCAGGTTCGGCTGGTgatgctggggaggaggaggaggaggaggctacTGGTGGTGATGGTGCCCGTCCCCCTCTCCACAGGTCTGTGACAAGCAGGGAACAAGGCAACGGACGGCGCAGCCCAGCCCCGGCTGACGGACGCTGGCGACTCAGACATGGACAGTAGCTGCCACAACGCGACTACCAAAATGTTAGCGACTGCTCCAGCTCGGGGCAACATGATGAGCACGTCCAAACCCTTGGCTTTCTCCATTGAACGAATCATGGCGCGCACCCCCGAGCCCAAGGCCCTGCCAGTCCCCCACTTCCTGCAGGGAGCCTTACCCAAGGGGGAACCCAAGCACTCTCTGCATCTCAACTCGTCGATTCCCTGCATGATCCCTTTCGTGCCTGTGGCGTACGACACGAGCCCCAAGGCAGGAGTGACGAGTTCCGAGCAGCGGAAGGCCAGTCTGGAGGCCCCGGCTGCGCCCGCGGCGGTGCCCTCGGCGCCGGCATTCAGCTGCAACGACCTGCTCAACTGCGCACTGAGTCTCAAGGGCGACCTGGCCCGCGACGCGCTGCCGCTGCAGCAGTACAAGCTGGTAAGGCCGCGTGTGGTCAACCACTCTTCATTCCACGCCATGGGCGCCTTGTGCTACCTGAACCGAGGTGACGGCCCGTGCCACCCGGCAGCCGGCGTGAACATCCACCCGGTGGCCTCCTACTTCCTCAGTTCCCCTTTGCACCCGCAGCCAAAAACGTATTTAGCCGAAAGGAATAAACTGGTGGTCCCGGCGGTGGAGAAATACCCTTCTGGAGTAGCGTTCAAAGACCTGTCCCAGGCTCAGCTGCAGCATTACATGAAAGAAAGCGCCCAGCTTCTGTCGGAAAAAATCGCGTTCAAAACCTCGGACTTCAGCCGAGGCTCTCCTAATGCCAAGCCCAAAGTTTTCACTTGCGAAGTGTGTGGAAAGGCAAGTACTATGCAAAACGgagatcccttccttccttccctccttccctccttccctccttccctcctttccttccttccttccttccttccttccttccttccttccttcctcccttccttcctccctccctccctccctcctcctttccttcctccctttttagTATTTTGGGGGTAATTATTTGTATACACTTTTTGTAAGATTCTCTTCCTCCTACCCTCCCTCTGCCCAGTTTGATTTCAAAGTTACTTGTTCGGCTAACCTGTTCtatgtgtgtttaattttaaGGTCTTTAATGCGCACTATAACTTAACCCGTCACATGCCAGTGCACACAGGAGCCAGACCCTTCGTTTGCAAAGTGTGCGGAAAAGGTTTCAGGCAAGCAAGCACCCTGTGCCGGCACAAGATCATTCACACGCAGGTGTGTTCATCTGTCTCAATTTCACCTCGTTTGCTTCGGAACTGTTTGCAGAAAAACAGTTGATAAAGCCTTAGTCCTTAGGATAAGGTTCGTTTAAAACGTGCTAGCTGAACAGGGGTGAATGCCAtatattgtttgcttttgttctgCCTTGAAAGTGTTTAAGCATTACTGTGTTTTGAGCTTGCAAaacttcacataattagaaaatatctaaatgtctctgcttttcctttctcttgcttagGAAAAACCTCACAAATGTAACCAGTGTGGCAAAGCATTTAATAGAAGTTCTACTTTAAACACTCATACCCGAATACATGCGGGCTACAAACCGTTTGTGTGTGAATTCTGTGGCAAAGGGTTTCATCAAAAAGGTATGGAAACCAGGAAATGTTGTCTCTCATGGTTAGTCTTACCAAAAGCGATGCTTAATATTTTCGGGATGTTTTAGAAGACGATGTTTAAAGTGTAGTTATGTGGCACATTTGTTGCCATTCTAACCCCCTACCCGAAGTCTGATTAGTATTAGAGAAAGCATGATTCATAAAACAAGGGTATATTTTTTAACTGCATGCTCTGATTCTATGTAATTGGACTGataaatgtgtattaaaaatttaaaggaaacgGCATCACTGTTGATGCGATGTTTGAAAATAAACTTGGGGAGACAAGTGCAGGCACGGATAGCAGCCCTGCACTGGTTGTGGGACCCGTGGCGGTTCTTCTGCTTGCCTGGCGCTACCTTAGACGTGTCTGCTCCTccttttttagggtttttttttccccccccagaACCACATCTCTGTCATTTGTGTGTTTCAGGGAATTACAAAAACCACAAGTTGACCCACAGCGGGGAGAAGCAGTTCAAGTGCAATATCTGCAACAAGGCTTTCCACCAGGTTTACAACCTCACTTTCCACATGCACACCCACAACGACAAGAAGCCTTTCACCTGCCCCACGTGCGGCAAGGGTTTCTGCAGGAACTTTGACCTCAAGAAGCATGTCCGCAAGCTGCACGACAGCAGCCTGGGGCTGGCCCGCACGCCAGCTGGCGAACCAGGCACTGAACCGCCGCCCCCGCTACAGCAGCAGCCGCCGGTGACGCTGCCTCCTCTGCAGGCGCCGCTGCCAACCCCGGGGCCCCTGCAGCCCGGGCTCCACCAGGGCCACCAGTGATCGAGGCCAGGGTTCCTTCCAGCCTCGGCCGGGCCCCCACGCTGAGGCAGCGGCAGACTAGAGCTCTTGGTCCGAGTTCGTCTGCAGACCCCGGGGCATGTTGGGCCCCACACTTTAGGGCCAACCAGAAGCCTCTGCATCCCTTGGCCTTTCACCTCTTGCATGCACCTGCTAAATGGTTTTGTGTATTATATTCTATATAGGCACTAACAATTATGAAAAACTTGGAgggctttgtttgttttctgtttttcttttttttttttttttaatttggaaagacTTTTCATCTTGGGTGAAGAgatggtgtttgttttgttttgttttgtttaaacaaaTTTCTGCTATATTTATTGAGATCTGTATTATTCTACCCGGGAATGCtgcatcattttaattttattattgtatatatttccATTGTGTTGATTCTCCCGTCTCAAGATGTCTGCAGGATGtttatcatttccttctttcctgaagTAACGAAACACTGTGTGTATGTCATATATACACGCATAGATGTGTGCGCCCATAGGGGTATATTCCACATTCgtgagcacacacacatacacattagaTAAGGGTGGTTCATTATGGATGATTTTGAATTTTGGTTTTGATTATTGCACGTGAAAATTGATTCATTGACTGTTGGAAATAAATACTTGGAACATGCTTATTTAATCAACGAACTTTAGGGCTCTGTTCATACTATTCAGCTAAAGATTCCTGACTGTGACCCCCTCATCCatcctcctttttaaaatctaaaacccTGGATTAGTAATACTTAATGTTTTCGTCTGAAAATCTATCAAGTGCAAATAGTTTCTTCTAAATGGTTACACCTTTGGATAAAGTTATGAAATCTGGTAAATTTCAGAAGCAGAAGACATGGAGTTTTCTAACAGAAACACAGATTTGGCTTGGACCACCTGATATGTTCGCAGTGCACAAACAGGAACAACATATCCAGTAGCTGTATGCAATGTACATCTCCTCAAACGCATTACAATCATAGATAGACAGGTGTCTATTGTTTGCATCCTGAAGGCACATACTGACTTATACACAGCTGGCAAAGGGAGCCTCTGTGtttttacatgtgtatatatgtttatagacGAATATACTTCCATTCAAGGAGGAAACATGGATGAAAACCAAACTGTGGCGGGTGCCAGGTCCTTGAAATGCTTCAAGTGTTAATCAGCGGCTCCGCTGTGAGCTCGGGCTCTGGTGTTTCTAACCGCAAGTCTCTCCTGTTTTCTTGCCAAAACAGTGAAACAACTGCTAAAGACTTTAATTAAGAGGGGTAATTAGTTCAGATTTATCAAAGCCGGGTTGTTATACTATTAGCTGCTCAGTAGAAGCTGCCAGACAAACTCACAGCCCAGCACAGTAGTGCTACTGCAACGGGGCCACATCCTGGGAGGGCGACTGGGGGGAGCGGGCCCCGGGGTCTCCGTCTCGCCGCCTCGGACTCCACCACCCCGCCAGGACTGGGGCCAGCGCGGCCAGCCCCGCAGGCCTCAGGTGCATCTTGGCCCCTCCCCCGGCCCACGCTCTCCCTCCAGGGCTGCTGATGTGGAGAATCCACCATCGGTCCACACCGCGGGCCCAGGTTCTACGGAGTCCGGGGGTCTCCTTTCTGCACTCACCGTAGCGCGGCCTCACAAGCTCCGGGACCGCCCGGACAGTTGCGGGGAAGAAACTTAAATCTGTGGCCCCGCCTCACTTCTGTGCGTCCTGCGGCGCCCAGGAAAAGGTTGCGCAGAACGACGAAAGGCGAGACCGAGACCGGAGATGTGCAGGGGACACTGCTGGGGCGCGGCGGCTGACACCCGAACTCACATTTCATGGCAGGGAAAGACTGACGGCTCTGGTCACCGAGAGAGGGTGACCTGAGTGCTTTTCGACGGCCTAGGAAGCAGGGAGATTACTAACAGCCCCCGTGGGGCGATGGCGGAAGCGTGGGTGAGCGGGCTCCGCGGGGACCCTCACGCCGAGTCCGGCCTGAGCCCCTTCCAGGTTGTGGAGAGAGGTTGGGGGAATCTAGAGAGCACGGACCTGGTGTGGCTGGGAAGGTCCCCAGAACAGGGAAGTCCTGACACTTCCTGCAGACGGCGGGTCCAGACCTTTCTCAACACTTGTGCCAGGACGCACGCCCTTTGGACACTGGGGACAAGTTCCAGCCCAGCCATTATTAGATCGAATCCCGATGTTTCTCCTTTCCTGACCTCCTCACGCCCCGACCTTGTCCACTGTTGAGGCCAAATCCCTGTTAGATTTGACTTCGGAAAGCGATGGAGGTCTTGGAATTCCATAGTTGGCTGGATTCCGAATCCATCCGGCCCTAAGTAGCTCCATGTCTCACAGAGTATCACAGCCGATTTGATAATCTTGTCCCAGGCTCTGGCCACATTCCGTGACAGCTGCCTGTGCCTCCGAAGGAGTTTTGAGAGATGCTGCAGAGTTTATGTATCACCCTTTCCAAAGTAGCTTAGTTGGACCTTTAAAGCATTCGGTTTGAGTAAATGAGAATGAGATCAGGAGTCATTATAATTTGGAACCTGTACATTTCAGTGAAAAAGCAGGAAATGGCCTTTGCTTCTTGAACTTGTTGTCAATACATATTTGAACTTATTCTCAAAACCCAGGGTGTAGATTCTTCTATACATTCGAGATGACACGATCTTACTAGTGGAAAGCAAAATGAATATTATTGAGGAACATTACTCAACCATTAAATACCCCAGGCCAGCGCACTTTGACATATTGAGGGTGGGGGTACTCTTCTATGGAATAATATAATTGGTTTATTTCaatccagaaagaaagagagaaaagagggagaaggacagaagagagggagggagggagagagagagagaga
This window harbors:
- the FEZF1 gene encoding fez family zinc finger protein 1 isoform X2, which encodes MDSSCHNATTKMLATAPARGNMMSTSKPLAFSIERIMARTPEPKALPVPHFLQGALPKGEPKHSLHLNSSIPCMIPFVPVAYDTSPKAGVTSSEQRKASLEAPAAPAAVPSAPAFSCNDLLNCALSLKGDLARDALPLQQYKLPKTYLAERNKLVVPAVEKYPSGVAFKDLSQAQLQHYMKESAQLLSEKIAFKTSDFSRGSPNAKPKVFTCEVCGKVFNAHYNLTRHMPVHTGARPFVCKVCGKGFRQASTLCRHKIIHTQEKPHKCNQCGKAFNRSSTLNTHTRIHAGYKPFVCEFCGKGFHQKGNYKNHKLTHSGEKQFKCNICNKAFHQVYNLTFHMHTHNDKKPFTCPTCGKGFCRNFDLKKHVRKLHDSSLGLARTPAGEPGTEPPPPLQQQPPVTLPPLQAPLPTPGPLQPGLHQGHQ
- the FEZF1 gene encoding fez family zinc finger protein 1 isoform X1; the encoded protein is MDSSCHNATTKMLATAPARGNMMSTSKPLAFSIERIMARTPEPKALPVPHFLQGALPKGEPKHSLHLNSSIPCMIPFVPVAYDTSPKAGVTSSEQRKASLEAPAAPAAVPSAPAFSCNDLLNCALSLKGDLARDALPLQQYKLVRPRVVNHSSFHAMGALCYLNRGDGPCHPAAGVNIHPVASYFLSSPLHPQPKTYLAERNKLVVPAVEKYPSGVAFKDLSQAQLQHYMKESAQLLSEKIAFKTSDFSRGSPNAKPKVFTCEVCGKVFNAHYNLTRHMPVHTGARPFVCKVCGKGFRQASTLCRHKIIHTQEKPHKCNQCGKAFNRSSTLNTHTRIHAGYKPFVCEFCGKGFHQKGNYKNHKLTHSGEKQFKCNICNKAFHQVYNLTFHMHTHNDKKPFTCPTCGKGFCRNFDLKKHVRKLHDSSLGLARTPAGEPGTEPPPPLQQQPPVTLPPLQAPLPTPGPLQPGLHQGHQ